The genomic interval AACAAACCTAAAATACCGGTTGCCATTAATATTTCTAATATAAAATTGTGTGGATATATTCCGAACTCTATTCCTCCTCCAAAAATAGGATAGTTAAAAAATTCAGATAATGCTTGATTCCAAATAATACTTCTATTATTATCACCCGTTTCAGCTGTTTCAACAGTTCTTGCAAAAATAGAGCTACCTGTTTTTATAGCCCCCCAAATAAGTATTGGAATACTTAATATGAAGGCCGCTAAAAATTTAAATTTATTTTTTACTGAACCATATAAAACAAACAAGGGTAAAGAAAACACAATAGCGATTAAAGACCCTCTAGAAGCACCAAGGAAAAACATCATTAATGACAAAGTTATCGTAAGATAAAGATATACTTTATAAATTCTTGTTTTATATTTATTAAATACAATTTCAAATATACATAACATTAAAGAAAGAGCTCCCCCATAAGATAATGCTAATGGATTTAAAGTACTCTCATCAAAACCTTCATATTTTGCCATCGATATTCTTCCTATTCCAGCAGCTAGCATATCTTTATACAAATAAAGAGATATTAAGCCCATTAAAAAACCTGAAAATATAAAAGATTTTAAAATATTTTTTTTAAAATCAGAAAAGTTTATTGAAGAAAA from Polaribacter sejongensis carries:
- a CDS encoding O-antigen ligase family protein, producing the protein MFSSINFSDFKKNILKSFIFSGFLMGLISLYLYKDMLAAGIGRISMAKYEGFDESTLNPLALSYGGALSLMLCIFEIVFNKYKTRIYKVYLYLTITLSLMMFFLGASRGSLIAIVFSLPLFVLYGSVKNKFKFLAAFILSIPILIWGAIKTGSSIFARTVETAETGDNNRSIIWNQALSEFFNYPIFGGGIEFGIYPHNFILEILMATGILGLLLILPVFYGGFKRMNRLIKVDKDYIWVYIIFIQGFVQHSFTGALYFSVLLFLPLGIIYSQKK